From one Gemmobacter sp. genomic stretch:
- a CDS encoding monovalent cation/H+ antiporter subunit A, protein MIEQNLILILVLLPFLGALAAATLPVNAHNAAAWISGLVLAGGLAILALLHGPVADGRVLRVFVQWVPSLRLNLPFRVDGFAWFFVTLVLSIGVMVVIYARYYLSKTDPVPRFYSFLLAFTGAMVGLLLSGNILMLVVFWELTSITSFLLIGYWNQSQAARDGARMALIVTAVGGLCLLVAMLVLGQIVGAYDIDRVLASGDVIRAHPMYPLVLGLFLIGAFTKSAQFPFHFWLPGAMAAPTPVSAFLHSATMVKAGVFLLVRFSPALGGTELWFFAVTGTGMATLLIGAMIALFRHDLKGLLAYSTISHLGLITALAGIGSQGAIVAAIFHIANHAVFKASLFMAAGIIDHETGTRDMRRLSGLFRAMPITGTLAIVASAAMAGVPLLNGFLSKEMFFAEAVDWHNGTWLDNSLPYLATVASVFAVAYSVRFIATVFFGPPATDLPHDPHEPSPWMRRPVELLVLVCLTVGILPGLTLGPVLNDAARSVVGAALPYVNIAIWHGLNLPLIMSLVALVLGTLIYVVFAGRISEGPEGPPLIWRIRAQRIYEKLLLELTWKLPRRLHGFFGTERLQPQLRLLVLLAVAGLAATVWGALTPTQAPMARATALNPAFLLMWGVGAACAIGAAWQAKYHRFAALVLLGGAGLITCLTFAWFSAPDLAVTQLLVEIVTTVLLLLGLRWLPKRREEIAEDKLLPAHIRRGRDLVIAMVSGAGLAAIAYVVMTRPLIPNVGDWFLRNAYYEGGGTNTVNVILVDFRAFDTFGEITVLAIVGLTVYALLRRFRPAAESTDLPAQQGAESEAALKDYLLVPGAIMRWMFPVLIVVSAYLFFRGHDLPGGGFSAGVTLAIALLLQYLAANVRWIEARITILPIRWMGIGLLIAGLTGVGAWLVGYPFLTAHAQYVDVPLVGQVPAATALIFDLGVYALVVGATVLMLIAIAHQSLRSARLREQEAEAEKTEAR, encoded by the coding sequence ATGATTGAACAGAACCTTATCCTGATCCTTGTGCTGTTGCCGTTTCTCGGGGCGCTGGCGGCGGCGACGTTGCCGGTGAATGCGCATAATGCGGCGGCGTGGATTTCGGGGCTGGTTCTGGCAGGCGGGCTGGCGATTCTGGCGCTGCTGCATGGGCCGGTGGCCGACGGGCGGGTGCTGCGCGTGTTCGTGCAATGGGTGCCGTCGCTGCGGCTGAACCTGCCGTTCCGGGTGGATGGCTTTGCCTGGTTCTTTGTCACGCTGGTGCTGTCCATCGGCGTGATGGTGGTGATCTACGCGCGCTACTACCTGTCCAAGACCGATCCGGTGCCGCGGTTCTATTCCTTTCTGCTGGCCTTCACCGGGGCGATGGTAGGGTTGCTGCTGTCGGGCAACATCCTGATGCTGGTGGTGTTCTGGGAACTGACCTCGATCACCTCGTTCCTGCTGATCGGGTATTGGAACCAGAGCCAGGCGGCGCGCGACGGGGCGCGGATGGCGCTGATCGTGACGGCGGTGGGGGGGCTGTGCCTGCTGGTGGCCATGCTGGTGCTGGGGCAGATCGTCGGCGCCTATGACATCGACCGTGTGCTGGCCTCGGGCGATGTGATCCGGGCGCATCCGATGTATCCGCTGGTGCTGGGGCTGTTCCTGATCGGGGCATTCACCAAATCGGCGCAGTTTCCGTTCCATTTCTGGCTGCCGGGCGCCATGGCGGCGCCGACGCCGGTATCGGCCTTTCTGCATTCGGCCACCATGGTGAAGGCCGGGGTTTTCCTGCTGGTGCGGTTTTCGCCGGCGCTGGGGGGGACCGAGCTGTGGTTCTTTGCCGTGACCGGCACGGGCATGGCGACGCTGCTGATAGGCGCCATGATCGCGCTGTTCCGCCATGACCTGAAGGGGTTGCTGGCCTATTCCACCATCAGCCACCTGGGGCTGATCACCGCGCTGGCGGGCATCGGCAGCCAGGGCGCCATCGTTGCCGCGATCTTTCACATTGCCAACCATGCGGTGTTCAAGGCCAGCCTGTTCATGGCTGCCGGCATCATCGACCATGAGACGGGCACGCGCGACATGCGCAGGCTGTCGGGGCTGTTCCGAGCCATGCCGATCACCGGGACGCTGGCCATCGTCGCCTCGGCCGCGATGGCGGGGGTGCCGTTGCTGAACGGGTTCCTGTCCAAGGAGATGTTCTTTGCCGAGGCGGTGGATTGGCACAACGGCACCTGGCTGGACAATTCGCTGCCCTATCTGGCCACCGTGGCCAGCGTGTTCGCGGTGGCTTATTCGGTGCGGTTCATTGCCACGGTGTTCTTTGGCCCGCCCGCCACCGACCTGCCGCATGACCCGCACGAGCCCTCGCCCTGGATGCGCCGTCCGGTCGAGCTGCTGGTGCTGGTCTGCCTGACAGTGGGGATTTTGCCGGGGCTGACGCTGGGGCCGGTGCTGAACGATGCCGCGCGTTCGGTGGTGGGGGCGGCTCTGCCCTATGTCAACATCGCCATCTGGCACGGGCTGAACCTGCCCCTGATCATGAGCCTGGTGGCGCTGGTGCTGGGCACGCTGATCTATGTGGTCTTTGCCGGCCGTATCTCCGAAGGGCCGGAAGGCCCGCCGCTGATCTGGCGCATCCGGGCGCAGCGCATCTATGAAAAGCTGCTGCTGGAACTGACGTGGAAGCTGCCGCGCCGCCTGCACGGGTTCTTTGGCACCGAACGGCTGCAACCGCAGCTGCGCCTGCTGGTGCTGCTGGCGGTGGCCGGGCTGGCGGCGACGGTCTGGGGCGCGCTGACGCCCACGCAGGCGCCGATGGCGCGGGCCACCGCGCTGAACCCGGCGTTCCTGCTGATGTGGGGCGTGGGGGCGGCCTGTGCCATCGGGGCGGCCTGGCAGGCGAAATACCACCGCTTTGCCGCGCTGGTGCTGCTGGGCGGGGCAGGGCTGATCACCTGTCTGACCTTTGCGTGGTTTTCCGCCCCCGATCTGGCGGTGACCCAGCTGCTGGTGGAAATCGTGACCACGGTCCTGCTGCTGCTGGGCCTGCGCTGGCTGCCCAAGCGGCGCGAGGAGATTGCCGAAGACAAGCTGTTGCCCGCCCATATCCGCCGCGGCCGCGATCTGGTGATTGCCATGGTTTCGGGTGCCGGGCTGGCGGCGATTGCCTATGTGGTGATGACCCGGCCGCTGATCCCGAACGTGGGCGACTGGTTCCTGCGCAATGCCTATTACGAAGGCGGCGGCACCAATACGGTGAACGTGATCCTGGTGGATTTCCGCGCCTTTGACACCTTTGGCGAAATCACCGTGCTGGCCATCGTGGGGCTGACCGTCTACGCCCTGCTGCGCCGGTTCCGGCCGGCGGCGGAAAGCACCGATCTGCCAGCACAGCAGGGGGCCGAATCCGAAGCCGCGCTGAAGGATTATCTGCTGGTGCCCGGTGCGATCATGCGCTGGATGTTCCCGGTGCTGATCGTGGTATCCGCCTATCTGTTCTTCCGCGGGCATGATCTGCCGGGCGGCGGTTTTTCGGCCGGGGTGACGCTGGCCATCGCGCTGCTGCTGCAATACCTGGCGGCCAATGTCCGCTGGATCGAGGCGCGCATCACCATTCTGCCGATCCGCTGGATGGGCATCGGCCTGCTGATTGCCGGGCTGACCGGGGTGGGGGCCTGGCTGGTGGGCTACCCGTTCCTGACCGCGCATGCGCAATATGTCGATGTGCCGCTGGTCGGGCAGGTGCCGGCCGCCACCGCGCTGATCTTTGACCTGGGGGTCTATGCGCTGGTGGTGGGGGCCACCGTCCTGATGCTGATCGCCATTGCGCACCAGTCGCTGCGTTCGGCCCGCCTGCGAGAGCAGGAGGCCGAGGCCGAAAAGACGGAGGCCCGCTGA
- a CDS encoding Na+/H+ antiporter subunit C, producing MEVVLSLAIGVLAASGIWLLLRPRTFQVVVGLCLLSYAVNLFIFSMGRLTVGAPPIMPKGGFVNPVAFADPVPQALILTAIVISFATTALFLVVMIASRGLTGTDHVDGKESDQ from the coding sequence ATGGAGGTCGTGCTGTCCCTTGCCATTGGCGTGCTGGCCGCGTCGGGTATCTGGCTGCTGCTGCGGCCGCGCACCTTTCAGGTGGTGGTGGGCCTGTGCCTGCTGTCCTATGCGGTCAACCTGTTCATCTTCTCGATGGGCCGGTTGACGGTGGGCGCCCCGCCGATCATGCCCAAGGGCGGGTTCGTGAACCCGGTCGCCTTTGCCGATCCGGTGCCGCAGGCGCTGATCCTGACCGCCATCGTGATCAGCTTTGCCACCACGGCGCTGTTCCTTGTGGTGATGATCGCCTCGCGCGGGTTGACCGGCACCGACCATGTCGACGGGAAGGAGAGTGACCAATGA
- a CDS encoding monovalent cation/H+ antiporter subunit D, producing MMALSSHLLIAPILIPFFAGALMLLYDDRRRRAKLVIGLLSALALVAVSVELLTRVKGTGPSGGTEIGFYLMGNWAVPFGIVLVIDRLSAMMVLLTSLLAVPALLYSGAGWHRQGQHFQSMFQFLLMGLNGAFLTGDLFNLFVFFEVLLAASYGLLLHGSGQFRVRAGLHYIAMNLAASLLFLIGVSLIYGVTGTLNMAHLANLIPGLVDGDRPLVHAALAVLGLAFLVKAGVWPLSFWLPTAYMAASAPVAAMFAIMTKVGVYAILRLSLLLFGSEAGASAGFGAWVLVGGGMATVAYGLLGVLASQGLGRMAAHLVLVSSGTLLAVTGFALIGAGPNILGGALYYLVSSTFATSALFLLIEPMSREEGGIAAMLALTADAYGLDPMEEEAEPEVGFAIPGTLTVLGLGFGVCLLVLAGMPPLSGFVGKLAILAGVLGAGALPPAVAWGFVALLVLSGLATMIGLVRIGIQTFWASDGVPPRVLALEVAPVLVLAGMMVLVTVYAQDVLRYTNATADALHDRDVYVQGVLSAPRTAPEEEAKP from the coding sequence ATGATGGCGCTGTCTTCCCATCTGTTGATCGCGCCCATCCTGATCCCGTTCTTCGCCGGCGCGCTGATGCTGCTGTACGATGACCGGCGGCGGCGCGCCAAGCTGGTGATCGGGCTGCTGTCGGCACTGGCGCTGGTCGCCGTGTCGGTGGAACTGCTGACGCGGGTCAAGGGCACGGGCCCGTCGGGCGGCACGGAAATCGGGTTCTACCTGATGGGCAACTGGGCGGTGCCCTTTGGCATCGTGCTGGTGATCGACCGGCTGTCGGCCATGATGGTGCTGCTGACCTCGCTGCTGGCCGTTCCGGCGCTGCTGTATTCCGGCGCCGGCTGGCACCGGCAGGGGCAGCATTTCCAGTCGATGTTCCAGTTCCTGCTGATGGGGCTGAACGGGGCCTTTCTGACCGGCGATCTGTTTAACCTGTTCGTGTTCTTCGAGGTGCTGCTGGCGGCCTCTTACGGGTTGCTGCTGCATGGATCGGGGCAGTTCCGGGTGCGGGCGGGGTTGCATTACATTGCGATGAACCTTGCCGCGTCGCTGCTGTTCCTGATCGGCGTGTCGCTGATCTATGGTGTCACCGGCACGCTGAACATGGCGCATCTGGCGAACCTGATCCCCGGCCTGGTCGACGGTGACCGCCCGCTGGTCCATGCCGCGCTGGCGGTGCTGGGGCTGGCGTTCCTGGTCAAGGCCGGGGTCTGGCCGCTGTCGTTCTGGCTGCCGACGGCCTATATGGCCGCCTCGGCCCCCGTGGCGGCGATGTTCGCCATCATGACCAAGGTCGGGGTCTATGCCATCCTGCGGCTGTCGCTGCTGCTGTTCGGGTCCGAGGCGGGGGCCTCGGCCGGGTTCGGCGCCTGGGTGCTGGTGGGCGGCGGCATGGCGACGGTGGCCTATGGGCTGCTGGGCGTGCTGGCCAGCCAGGGCCTGGGGCGGATGGCGGCGCATCTTGTGCTGGTATCGTCGGGCACGCTGCTGGCGGTGACGGGATTCGCGCTGATCGGCGCGGGGCCGAACATTCTGGGCGGGGCGCTGTATTACCTTGTCAGTTCCACCTTTGCCACCAGCGCGCTGTTCCTGCTGATCGAACCCATGAGCCGCGAGGAAGGCGGTATCGCCGCCATGCTGGCGCTGACTGCCGATGCCTATGGCCTTGACCCGATGGAGGAAGAGGCCGAACCCGAGGTCGGCTTTGCCATTCCCGGCACGCTGACCGTTCTGGGGCTTGGCTTCGGGGTGTGCCTGCTGGTGCTGGCAGGCATGCCGCCCCTGTCGGGCTTTGTCGGCAAGCTGGCCATTCTGGCGGGGGTTCTGGGGGCCGGGGCGCTGCCGCCGGCGGTGGCCTGGGGCTTTGTCGCGCTGCTGGTGCTGTCGGGGCTGGCCACGATGATCGGGCTGGTGCGGATCGGGATCCAGACCTTCTGGGCGTCGGATGGCGTGCCGCCCCGCGTGCTGGCGCTGGAGGTGGCGCCGGTGCTGGTGCTGGCGGGCATGATGGTGCTGGTCACCGTCTATGCGCAGGATGTGCTGCGCTATACCAATGCCACCGCCGATGCGCTGCATGACCGCGATGTCTATGTACAGGGCGTGCTGTCGGCCCCGCGCACCGCACCCGAGGAGGAGGCCAAGCCATGA
- a CDS encoding Na+/H+ antiporter subunit E codes for MKRLVPHPVLSLALLLMWLLMTRFSLGHLILGGAIALVAGWALGALEPEGPRIRRIWPFVRLVGIVSVDIIRSNIAVARLILTGGRHGRRRSGFVEIPLRLRDPFPLGLLAMIVTATPGTAWLEYDSDTGVLLLHVFDLIDDEAWRHLIRDRYEALLLEVFA; via the coding sequence ATGAAGCGTCTTGTCCCCCATCCCGTCCTGTCGCTGGCGCTGCTGCTGATGTGGCTGCTGATGACGCGGTTTTCGCTGGGGCACCTGATCCTGGGCGGCGCCATTGCGCTGGTGGCCGGCTGGGCCCTGGGCGCGCTGGAACCCGAAGGGCCGCGCATCCGGCGGATCTGGCCCTTTGTCCGGCTGGTGGGCATTGTCAGCGTCGATATCATCCGGTCCAACATTGCCGTGGCGCGGCTGATACTGACGGGCGGGCGGCATGGCCGGCGGCGGTCCGGGTTCGTCGAAATCCCGCTGCGCCTGCGCGACCCGTTTCCGCTGGGGCTGCTGGCCATGATCGTGACGGCCACGCCGGGCACCGCCTGGCTGGAATATGACAGCGACACCGGCGTGCTGCTGCTGCATGTCTTCGACCTGATCGACGATGAGGCCTGGCGCCACCTGATCCGCGACCGCTACGAGGCGCTGCTGCTGGAGGTCTTTGCATGA
- a CDS encoding K+/H+ antiporter subunit F, translating to MSATLLTWAILYAQFALAVAACLAAVRTIRGPRAQDRVLGLDTLYVTAMLLFLVTGIRVGTPFFFEAATVIGVMGFVATVALAKFLIRGEVIE from the coding sequence ATGAGCGCGACCCTGCTGACCTGGGCCATCCTTTATGCGCAGTTCGCGCTGGCCGTGGCCGCCTGCCTGGCCGCCGTGCGCACCATCCGCGGCCCCCGCGCGCAGGACCGCGTGCTGGGGCTGGATACGCTCTATGTCACGGCGATGCTGCTGTTCCTGGTCACCGGCATTCGCGTGGGCACGCCGTTCTTTTTCGAGGCGGCGACAGTGATCGGGGTCATGGGATTTGTTGCCACGGTGGCGCTGGCCAAGTTCCTGATCCGGGGAGAGGTGATCGAATGA
- the mnhG gene encoding monovalent cation/H(+) antiporter subunit G produces MKHLVDLPLWIGAPVALFLVIGATLTLLGTLGLVQLRSFYDRLHAPTLGTSWGAAAILLASMILFSWTEARPVAHELVIGVLVMVTTPVTLMLLGRAALHRDRAEGREDVPTLRPEPDPAGPGDSA; encoded by the coding sequence ATGAAGCATCTGGTCGACCTGCCGCTGTGGATCGGGGCGCCGGTGGCGCTGTTTCTGGTGATCGGCGCCACGCTGACGCTCCTGGGCACGCTGGGGCTGGTGCAACTGCGCAGCTTCTACGACCGGCTGCATGCGCCCACGCTGGGCACCAGCTGGGGGGCGGCGGCGATCCTGCTGGCCTCGATGATCCTGTTCAGCTGGACCGAGGCCCGCCCCGTCGCGCATGAACTGGTGATCGGCGTGCTGGTGATGGTGACGACGCCGGTCACGCTGATGCTGCTGGGCCGGGCCGCGCTGCACCGCGACCGGGCCGAAGGGCGCGAGGATGTGCCCACGCTGCGTCCCGAGCCGGACCCGGCCGGCCCCGGGGACAGCGCGTAG
- a CDS encoding aldehyde dehydrogenase family protein — protein sequence MIERREFYINGAWVAPAAAKDHPVIDPSTEEACATISLGGQADTDAAVAAARAAFPAWAATPPAERLALVQRLLEIYESRNDEMGQAISLEMGAPIDMARTSQAPAGSYHIRNFITAFPQIDWIRPLGPHAPNARIAMEPIGVVGLITPWNWPMNQVALKAVPALLAGCTMVLKPSEEAPLSSMLFADFVHQAGFPAGVFNLVNGDGAGVGSQLSKHPDVQMISFTGSTRAGRAISLAAAETLKRVTLELGGKGANLVFADADDKAVERGVRHMFNNSGQSCNAPSRMLVERAAYDRAVDIAREVAAKTAVAPAAQAGKHIGPVVNKRQWDQIQGYIQKGIEEGARLVAGGLGLPEGVNKGYFVRPTVFADVKPGMTIEKEEIFGPVLAMIPFDTEDEAVRIANDTPYGLTNYVQSSDGKRRNRLARALHSGMVEMNGESRGAGAPFGGVGMSGRAREGGIWGIEEFLEVKSISAWDGTQE from the coding sequence ATGATCGAAAGACGCGAGTTCTACATCAACGGCGCATGGGTTGCCCCGGCTGCGGCCAAGGACCACCCGGTCATCGACCCCTCGACCGAGGAGGCCTGCGCAACGATCTCGCTGGGCGGACAGGCCGATACCGACGCCGCCGTCGCCGCCGCCAGGGCCGCATTTCCGGCATGGGCCGCAACGCCGCCGGCCGAACGGCTGGCGCTGGTGCAGCGGCTGCTGGAAATCTACGAATCGCGCAACGACGAGATGGGCCAGGCGATCAGCCTGGAAATGGGCGCGCCCATCGACATGGCCCGCACCTCGCAGGCGCCGGCGGGCAGCTACCATATCCGCAACTTCATCACCGCCTTCCCGCAGATCGACTGGATCCGCCCGCTGGGCCCCCATGCGCCGAATGCCCGGATCGCGATGGAGCCTATCGGCGTCGTCGGCCTGATCACGCCGTGGAACTGGCCGATGAACCAGGTCGCGCTGAAGGCGGTGCCGGCCCTGCTGGCGGGCTGCACCATGGTCCTGAAACCGTCCGAGGAGGCGCCGCTGTCCTCGATGCTGTTCGCCGATTTCGTGCATCAGGCGGGTTTCCCGGCCGGCGTGTTCAACCTGGTGAACGGCGATGGCGCGGGTGTGGGCAGCCAGTTGTCGAAACACCCCGATGTGCAGATGATCTCGTTCACCGGATCCACCCGGGCCGGCCGCGCGATCAGCCTGGCGGCGGCGGAAACGCTGAAACGTGTCACGCTGGAACTGGGCGGCAAGGGGGCGAACCTGGTGTTCGCCGATGCCGATGACAAGGCGGTGGAACGCGGCGTGCGGCACATGTTCAACAACTCGGGCCAGTCGTGCAACGCGCCCAGCCGGATGCTGGTGGAACGCGCCGCCTATGACCGCGCGGTGGACATTGCCCGCGAGGTCGCCGCAAAAACCGCCGTCGCCCCGGCCGCGCAGGCCGGCAAGCATATCGGCCCGGTGGTGAACAAGCGGCAGTGGGACCAGATCCAGGGCTATATCCAGAAAGGCATCGAGGAAGGCGCCCGTCTGGTCGCCGGCGGCCTTGGCCTGCCCGAAGGGGTGAACAAGGGCTATTTCGTGCGCCCGACCGTCTTTGCCGATGTCAAACCCGGCATGACGATCGAAAAGGAGGAAATCTTTGGCCCCGTGCTGGCGATGATCCCCTTCGATACCGAGGACGAGGCGGTGCGCATTGCCAATGACACCCCCTATGGCCTGACCAACTATGTGCAAAGCAGCGATGGCAAGCGGCGCAACCGGCTGGCCCGGGCGCTGCATTCCGGCATGGTCGAGATGAACGGCGAAAGCCGCGGCGCAGGCGCCCCGTTCGGCGGCGTCGGCATGTCGGGCCGCGCCCGCGAAGGCGGCATCTGGGGGATCGAGGAATTCCTCGAGGTCAAGTCGATCTCGGCCTGGGACGGCACGCAAGAGTGA
- a CDS encoding peroxiredoxin encodes MSVRINDIAPNFTAQSTEGQITFHDWIGDSYAVLFSHPKDFTPVCTTEFGAVSQLSEEFAKRNTKVAGVSIDPVEHHLKWKADIEAYSGKPVTFPIFADDTLEIAKAYDMMPAGAVLPDGRTPADTATVRSTFIIGPDKKIRVMLIYPMSVGRNFQEILRALDAVRATDGVPFATPANWTPGEKVIVALSVPTEEAKTRFPDLEIVLPYVRKTGLNG; translated from the coding sequence ATGTCCGTTCGCATCAACGATATTGCCCCGAACTTTACCGCCCAGTCGACCGAAGGCCAGATCACCTTCCACGACTGGATCGGCGACAGCTATGCCGTGCTGTTCAGCCATCCAAAGGATTTCACCCCGGTCTGCACCACCGAATTCGGCGCGGTCTCGCAGCTGTCCGAAGAGTTTGCAAAACGCAACACCAAGGTGGCGGGCGTGTCCATCGACCCGGTGGAACACCATCTGAAGTGGAAAGCCGATATCGAGGCCTATTCGGGCAAGCCGGTGACCTTTCCGATCTTTGCCGATGACACGCTGGAAATCGCCAAGGCCTATGACATGATGCCGGCCGGCGCCGTGCTGCCCGATGGGCGCACCCCGGCCGATACGGCAACGGTGCGGTCCACCTTCATCATCGGGCCGGACAAGAAAATCCGGGTGATGCTGATCTACCCGATGTCGGTAGGCCGGAACTTCCAGGAAATCCTGCGCGCGCTGGATGCGGTGCGGGCCACCGATGGCGTGCCCTTTGCCACCCCGGCCAACTGGACCCCGGGCGAAAAGGTGATCGTGGCCCTGTCGGTGCCGACGGAAGAGGCCAAGACCCGCTTCCCCGATCTGGAAATCGTGCTGCCCTATGTACGCAAGACCGGGCTGAACGGCTGA
- a CDS encoding ATP-grasp domain-containing protein, producing the protein MQWILQQFEDTEKLADALDRLGIPYSWHNVVPFVGELVPEPEVRDPLSVVMFGSYTLWRYAEAKRLHPGVFRIVPFVHEKPWQPFMLNGPDARFLQISEIEEKLPDDGRFWFIRPVADSKEQAGSVKVAADIRETARKVMALDADEIPDGSLRHDTLMMLTIPARIQQEWRIWIINGVVVTYSLYKEGTRVTYRHEIDNDALEFAQTLAKLNEGYSPAYVMDICRTEDGLRLLETNCINAAGFYAADLVKLAEAVNVMA; encoded by the coding sequence ATGCAGTGGATTCTTCAGCAGTTCGAGGACACTGAGAAGCTGGCGGATGCGCTGGACCGTTTGGGCATTCCGTACTCGTGGCATAACGTTGTTCCGTTTGTCGGCGAGCTTGTGCCAGAGCCGGAAGTGCGCGACCCGCTGTCAGTAGTGATGTTCGGCTCCTACACGCTGTGGCGATATGCCGAGGCCAAGCGCCTGCATCCCGGCGTCTTCCGAATAGTACCGTTTGTCCATGAGAAACCTTGGCAACCCTTCATGCTGAACGGCCCAGACGCGAGATTTCTTCAGATCAGCGAGATCGAGGAAAAGCTGCCTGACGATGGACGCTTTTGGTTCATTCGACCAGTGGCCGACAGTAAGGAACAGGCAGGAAGCGTCAAAGTTGCTGCGGACATTCGCGAGACAGCCCGCAAGGTCATGGCCCTCGATGCAGACGAGATACCCGACGGCTCGTTGCGACACGACACGCTGATGATGCTGACCATACCGGCGCGAATTCAACAGGAGTGGCGCATCTGGATCATTAATGGGGTGGTCGTCACCTACTCTCTCTACAAGGAGGGGACACGGGTGACGTATCGCCACGAGATCGACAATGATGCCTTGGAATTCGCTCAGACTTTGGCCAAGCTGAACGAGGGTTACTCGCCGGCCTACGTCATGGACATCTGCCGAACTGAAGACGGCCTGCGGCTGTTAGAAACAAACTGCATCAATGCAGCCGGCTTCTACGCGGCTGATCTTGTAAAGCTTGCCGAGGCAGTCAACGTGATGGCGTGA
- a CDS encoding Na+/H+ antiporter subunit G, whose product MTDTFMLIMEIVVSALIVMAGVFGLVGSWGLIRLPDLMTRLHAPTKATTLGVGGVLIASMIYFAVFMDQFSFHELMITLFLFLTAPISANLLAKAHMLREERPEALPPTGEGCGWATYDETADPSRPTEG is encoded by the coding sequence ATGACCGATACCTTCATGCTGATCATGGAAATCGTCGTATCCGCCCTGATCGTGATGGCGGGGGTGTTCGGGCTGGTGGGGTCTTGGGGCCTGATCCGGCTGCCCGATCTGATGACCCGGCTGCATGCGCCGACCAAGGCCACCACGCTGGGGGTGGGCGGGGTGCTGATCGCCTCGATGATCTATTTCGCGGTGTTCATGGACCAGTTCAGCTTTCACGAGCTGATGATCACCCTGTTCCTGTTCCTGACCGCACCGATTTCCGCCAACCTGCTGGCCAAGGCCCATATGCTGCGCGAGGAACGCCCCGAGGCATTGCCGCCCACCGGCGAAGGCTGCGGCTGGGCCACCTATGACGAAACGGCCGACCCCAGCCGCCCGACCGAAGGATGA
- a CDS encoding K+/H+ antiporter subunit F gives MIGYALLFAFACFGLGLLMNLYRAAVGPTVPDRVLALDTMVVNVIALMILYGMWHGTAMYFEASLLFAMTGFISTVAYARFMLRGNIIE, from the coding sequence ATGATCGGCTATGCGCTGCTGTTCGCCTTTGCCTGTTTCGGGCTGGGCCTGCTGATGAACCTGTATCGCGCCGCCGTCGGCCCCACGGTGCCCGACCGCGTGCTGGCGCTGGACACCATGGTCGTCAACGTGATCGCGCTGATGATCCTGTATGGCATGTGGCACGGCACGGCGATGTATTTCGAAGCCTCGCTGCTGTTTGCCATGACCGGCTTCATCTCGACCGTCGCCTATGCGCGCTTCATGCTGCGGGGGAACATCATCGAATGA
- a CDS encoding Na+/H+ antiporter subunit E — MLRKLFPHPWLTLTLVLVWLALANAVSLGGIVMGLILGIAIPAITAAYWPDRPRIRAPLKIAEFILVVLYDIVKSNFIVARIVLFMPRSALRPAWVTVPLDLRQPEAITVLAGTITMTPGTVTADVSADGKALLVHCLHAPDPDGVAAEIKERYEARLKEIFA; from the coding sequence ATGCTGCGCAAGCTGTTCCCCCACCCCTGGCTGACGCTGACGCTGGTGCTGGTCTGGCTGGCGCTGGCCAATGCGGTGTCGCTGGGCGGGATCGTGATGGGGCTGATCCTGGGCATCGCGATTCCCGCGATCACGGCCGCCTACTGGCCCGACCGGCCGCGCATCCGGGCCCCGCTGAAGATCGCGGAATTCATCCTTGTCGTGCTGTATGACATCGTGAAGTCGAACTTCATCGTGGCGCGCATCGTGCTGTTCATGCCGCGCAGTGCGCTGCGCCCCGCCTGGGTCACCGTGCCGCTGGATTTGCGCCAGCCCGAGGCGATCACCGTCCTGGCCGGCACCATCACGATGACGCCTGGCACCGTGACGGCCGATGTCTCGGCCGATGGCAAGGCGCTGCTGGTCCATTGCCTGCATGCCCCCGATCCCGATGGCGTCGCCGCCGAGATCAAGGAACGGTATGAGGCCCGGCTGAAGGAGATCTTCGCATGA